CATCACCCCCTCGGTGGCGGCCAGCACATCGGCTGCCGTCACGCCCGGGCCCTGGAGCGTTTTCTTGAGCAAAAAGGCGATCTCGCCCTCGGCCTTGGGCTGTATCAGGCTGCTCGCCGATACGGCCTCACCTTCGTTGAAGACCATGCCATCGGTGAGCCAGCCAAAGTCGGGCTGGAACACGCCCAGCATGTCCATCACGGCCCTGGAGGTCACGCCTATCTTCTTGCCAACCACGCGCTCACCCGCCTCCAGGCGGCGCGCCAGCATGCGCTGCTGTATGGCGTAGGCGTCGGCGATGGTGATCTCGGGGTGGCGCGCGCTCAGCGGCTCGATGGCCTGGCGCCCGCACAGGGCGGCGTGGAGTTCGTCGCCCAGGGTCTGGTGCAGTTCAGCGTTCATAAAAAATCTCAGAAAATTGGCAGATGGTCTTCATGTCCGGGACTCGCGTTGTGAAACTGGCGCAGCCCAACTCGGAGACACCGAGGAAGGGCCTGAGCCGGCCGCGCCGCCCCGCACCGA
This region of Comamonas thiooxydans genomic DNA includes:
- the dmpE gene encoding 2-oxopent-4-enoate hydratase, which gives rise to MNAELHQTLGDELHAALCGRQAIEPLSARHPEITIADAYAIQQRMLARRLEAGERVVGKKIGVTSRAVMDMLGVFQPDFGWLTDGMVFNEGEAVSASSLIQPKAEGEIAFLLKKTLQGPGVTAADVLAATEGVMACFEIVDSRISDWKIKIQDTVADNASCGVFVLGDRLVDPRDVDLGTCGMVLEKNGEIVATGAGSAALGHPANAVAWLANTLGAHGIALEAGEVVLSGSLAAMVPVKAGDNLRVSIGGIGGCSVRFI